A region from the bacterium genome encodes:
- a CDS encoding SDR family NAD(P)-dependent oxidoreductase produces MKDFNGKIAVITGGASGIGLAIAERLGREGAKLVLADIEPAALNLAVEQLAKQGVESSAVVSDVSDYASVEALADQAYERHGAVDILCNNAGVGTDETAQRIWELPLSDWKWVFSVNIWGAIHGIRAFLPRMIAQDREAHVINTSSGNGGLTLVPTTPIYSASKSAVTTVTETLNQQLLMTGSKVKASVLFPGPSIVETNIFSAERNRPEDQRDKPWDGPSVTLEDIQNMAKQAGHDLVATQPEEVAEHFLEGLREDRFWILPASKDMEAKIRARADGILARENPKLSF; encoded by the coding sequence ATGAAAGACTTCAACGGGAAAATCGCAGTGATCACGGGTGGGGCCAGCGGCATCGGTCTGGCCATCGCGGAACGTCTGGGAAGAGAAGGGGCCAAACTCGTACTCGCCGACATCGAACCCGCCGCGTTGAACCTCGCAGTCGAGCAATTGGCCAAGCAGGGTGTAGAATCGAGCGCCGTCGTCAGCGATGTTTCGGACTACGCGTCGGTAGAGGCGCTCGCCGATCAAGCCTATGAGCGCCACGGGGCCGTCGACATCCTGTGCAATAACGCCGGTGTCGGAACCGATGAAACCGCTCAGCGCATCTGGGAACTTCCGCTCAGCGATTGGAAGTGGGTGTTCTCGGTCAATATCTGGGGCGCGATCCACGGGATCCGCGCGTTCCTGCCGCGCATGATCGCCCAGGACCGGGAAGCCCACGTCATCAACACGTCTTCGGGCAATGGGGGACTCACGCTGGTTCCCACCACGCCCATCTATTCGGCTTCCAAGAGTGCGGTCACCACGGTGACCGAAACCCTGAATCAGCAGCTTTTGATGACCGGCTCGAAGGTCAAGGCTTCGGTGTTGTTTCCCGGTCCGAGCATTGTCGAGACCAATATCTTCAGCGCCGAGCGCAATCGCCCCGAAGATCAACGCGACAAGCCCTGGGACGGTCCGAGCGTCACACTCGAGGATATCCAGAACATGGCGAAACAGGCCGGTCACGATCTGGTCGCGACCCAGCCCGAAGAAGTCGCCGAGCACTTCCTGGAAGGGCTGCGCGAGGACCGCTTCTGGATCCTGCCGGCCAGCAAAGACATGGAGGCGAAGATTCGCGCACGCGCCGATGGAATCCTGGCGCGAGAGAATCCGAAACTGTCCTTCTAG
- a CDS encoding acetoacetate decarboxylase family protein, whose product MARLRYVKSAEELRKAAGTNTEFLDSSIRSIRAAYETDPELVAAVLPQPLKPTSRPEIHTVISEVKIHIAENFDIEIGAATFGVLCDYEGVEGTYQITMPMTTEQAVIGGRETFGEPKKLAQIDFEKQDDSIVAKVTRMGVTYLELRGTLGKALGAQDFSDYAYCYKALPSIEKGKGFDSDPLLVRLEWKQHLREAQAVEGEVILRESNFDPVVDLPVKRLVKLQYDEGTSESGGQILRSVPGDWLLPFIHQRYDQT is encoded by the coding sequence ATGGCACGACTCCGCTACGTGAAGAGCGCAGAAGAGCTCCGCAAGGCTGCCGGGACGAACACGGAGTTCCTCGACAGCTCGATCCGCTCGATCCGCGCCGCCTACGAAACCGATCCCGAGCTGGTGGCCGCAGTGTTGCCCCAGCCGCTGAAGCCAACTTCACGGCCGGAGATCCACACGGTGATTTCCGAGGTCAAGATCCACATCGCCGAGAACTTCGACATCGAGATCGGCGCGGCCACCTTCGGTGTGTTGTGCGACTACGAAGGAGTCGAGGGCACCTATCAGATCACCATGCCCATGACCACGGAACAGGCCGTGATCGGCGGTCGCGAAACGTTTGGCGAGCCCAAGAAGCTGGCGCAGATCGACTTCGAGAAACAGGACGACTCGATCGTCGCGAAGGTCACGCGTATGGGGGTTACCTACCTGGAACTGCGCGGCACTCTGGGGAAGGCGCTCGGAGCGCAGGACTTCAGCGACTACGCCTATTGCTACAAGGCCCTGCCATCCATCGAAAAGGGCAAGGGTTTCGACAGTGATCCGCTGCTCGTACGCCTGGAGTGGAAGCAGCACCTGCGCGAAGCCCAGGCGGTAGAGGGCGAAGTGATCTTGCGCGAGTCGAACTTCGATCCGGTGGTCGACCTGCCGGTGAAACGACTCGTCAAGCTGCAATACGACGAAGGTACCAGCGAGAGTGGCGGACAGATTCTGCGCAGCGTTCCGGGCGACTGGTTGCTGCCCTTCATTCACCAGCGATACGATCAGACCTGA
- a CDS encoding phytanoyl-CoA dioxygenase family protein yields MVIPDLLDDEELCRFGSAVDAAVTARRVRNARALERSNRCDRTSVGCQNLWEDCEEVRPLTFHLRIGEAASTLLGVDALRIWQDKAVYKRAGAHGTGPHADHTRWPIEEMRTITAWIPFDGSNFENGAMGYQPGSHHFEQLSFASTLNETGFESHPNKISRDIDPVFVEVPRGGVAFYHGRTIHAARPNTTCETSRVHSMTYFAYGSHRSQTQQPHPSVDRPGIPPGALIESDLTPIAWPRIPGKLPHPPRLSGEARR; encoded by the coding sequence GTGGTAATCCCCGACCTGCTCGACGACGAGGAACTGTGCCGCTTCGGCAGCGCGGTCGATGCCGCCGTCACTGCGCGCAGAGTCCGGAATGCGCGGGCACTCGAGCGGAGCAATCGCTGCGACCGGACTTCAGTCGGTTGCCAGAATCTCTGGGAGGACTGCGAAGAGGTGCGCCCCCTCACGTTCCACCTGCGCATCGGCGAAGCCGCCTCGACGCTACTGGGCGTCGACGCGCTGCGAATCTGGCAGGACAAAGCCGTGTACAAGCGGGCGGGCGCTCACGGGACGGGCCCGCACGCGGACCACACACGCTGGCCGATCGAAGAAATGAGAACCATCACGGCCTGGATCCCGTTCGACGGCTCCAACTTCGAAAACGGGGCCATGGGCTATCAGCCCGGTTCGCACCACTTCGAGCAACTCAGCTTTGCGAGTACCCTCAACGAGACGGGTTTCGAAAGCCACCCCAACAAGATCTCGCGCGACATCGATCCGGTATTCGTCGAGGTGCCTCGCGGGGGCGTCGCTTTCTACCACGGGCGGACGATTCACGCGGCACGCCCCAACACCACCTGCGAGACCAGTCGGGTCCACAGCATGACCTACTTCGCATACGGCTCGCATCGCAGCCAAACCCAGCAGCCCCACCCCAGCGTCGACAGGCCCGGTATTCCACCGGGTGCCCTGATCGAAAGCGACCTGACACCGATCGCCTGGCCTCGCATACCGGGCAAGCTGCCCCACCCGCCCAGGCTGTCGGGCGAAGCCCGTCGCTGA
- a CDS encoding acyltransferase family protein, which translates to MPVPMPLSIRELSEDVEERIDRIPTELNEYGYDPFGMSPSYMRRGLSVGAFLYRHYHRVETRGIEKVPEGRVLLIANHAGNTIPMDGAMLAMSMLLEAEPPRLCRGMVEFYLPQIPWWSEMIHRAGAVVGTPENCERLLEHDEAIMVFPEGARGFIKPFSKRYQLQRFGTGFARLALQTNTPIVPVGIVGSEEQSPGLLDSKALGKLIGAPAFPITWFFPFAGVLGFLPLPVKYRIFFGDPVQLEGDFNDDDATIGTQVDRVRNEISLLIEEGLSERKNWFS; encoded by the coding sequence ATGCCCGTACCCATGCCCCTGAGCATCCGCGAGTTGTCCGAAGACGTCGAGGAACGCATCGATCGCATCCCGACCGAACTGAACGAATACGGCTACGACCCGTTCGGAATGAGTCCGTCCTATATGCGCCGCGGTCTGTCCGTGGGGGCGTTCCTGTACCGCCATTACCACCGGGTGGAAACGCGTGGGATCGAGAAGGTCCCCGAAGGCCGCGTCCTGCTGATCGCGAACCACGCAGGAAACACCATCCCCATGGACGGCGCGATGCTGGCCATGTCGATGCTGCTCGAGGCCGAGCCACCGCGTCTGTGCCGGGGAATGGTCGAGTTCTACCTGCCGCAGATCCCCTGGTGGAGCGAAATGATCCACCGCGCCGGCGCAGTCGTCGGTACGCCGGAAAACTGCGAGCGCCTGCTCGAACACGACGAAGCGATCATGGTCTTCCCCGAAGGTGCGCGCGGATTCATCAAGCCGTTCTCCAAGCGCTACCAGTTGCAGAGGTTTGGCACCGGCTTCGCGAGACTCGCGCTGCAGACCAACACACCCATCGTACCGGTCGGTATCGTGGGTTCCGAAGAGCAGAGCCCGGGCCTGCTCGACTCGAAAGCCCTGGGCAAACTGATCGGCGCGCCCGCCTTTCCCATCACCTGGTTCTTTCCCTTTGCCGGTGTACTCGGCTTCCTGCCCCTGCCCGTGAAGTACCGCATCTTCTTCGGCGACCCCGTGCAACTAGAGGGTGATTTCAACGACGACGATGCGACGATCGGCACTCAGGTCGATCGCGTGCGAAACGAGATCTCCCTGTTGATCGAAGAAGGTCTGTCGGAACGAAAGAACTGGTTCAGTTGA